Proteins encoded together in one Caldicellulosiruptor saccharolyticus DSM 8903 window:
- a CDS encoding molybdopterin molybdotransferase MoeA → MKVLMTYFEVFNILRREFSNVSFKTETIPIQEALDRICAKDIISSIDVPHFDKSTVDGYAIRCEKTFSANDENPAIFDLVGEVKTGEIPTFEIGEGQAARIFTGGHVPDGSNAVVMLENTIEEDGKLFVFRPVKPNENILKKGEDIKKGCVVIKKYQKLKAPQIGVLAAIGQKEVEVFSKLKVGIISTGDEIVSQDQNLEGAKIYDVNSYTLYASCIEEYTVPKLYGIVKDDYNALKDVLLQAILENDIVLVSGGSSVGTYDNTLKAISSLENSKILVDGVSIKPGKPTIIAKAFDKAIFGLPGHPVSCLFIFRFFVKKLIDILLHQQDTSKKVLAKMKTNFAISSGRTEFVFVKLIYSDEIIAEPLYGKSGSINLLNNASGYIRVDSTKTGIKAGDIVEVTLL, encoded by the coding sequence ATGAAGGTTTTAATGACTTACTTTGAAGTGTTTAACATTTTGCGAAGGGAATTTTCAAACGTTAGCTTCAAAACTGAGACCATCCCCATCCAAGAGGCCTTGGATAGGATTTGTGCAAAGGACATTATATCAAGTATAGACGTTCCACACTTTGACAAGTCAACTGTTGATGGATATGCAATAAGGTGTGAGAAGACATTTTCGGCAAACGATGAAAACCCTGCCATCTTTGATTTGGTTGGTGAGGTAAAGACAGGGGAGATTCCAACATTTGAGATTGGTGAAGGTCAGGCGGCGAGGATTTTTACAGGTGGTCATGTGCCAGATGGCAGCAATGCCGTGGTCATGCTTGAAAATACCATTGAAGAAGATGGGAAGCTTTTTGTCTTTCGACCAGTAAAGCCAAATGAGAACATACTTAAAAAAGGTGAGGATATAAAGAAAGGCTGTGTTGTTATTAAAAAGTATCAAAAATTAAAAGCGCCTCAAATTGGTGTTTTGGCAGCAATAGGTCAAAAAGAGGTTGAGGTTTTCTCAAAGCTCAAAGTTGGAATCATTTCAACAGGTGATGAGATAGTCTCACAAGACCAGAATCTTGAAGGAGCTAAGATTTATGATGTAAACTCATATACACTTTATGCTTCTTGCATTGAAGAGTACACAGTACCTAAATTGTATGGAATTGTGAAAGATGATTATAATGCTTTGAAAGATGTGTTACTACAAGCCATTTTAGAAAACGACATTGTGCTGGTATCTGGCGGAAGTTCTGTTGGGACATATGATAACACACTGAAAGCTATTTCAAGCTTAGAGAATTCAAAAATTCTTGTTGATGGAGTTTCGATAAAGCCGGGGAAACCAACAATAATTGCAAAGGCTTTTGACAAAGCTATATTTGGGCTTCCAGGCCACCCTGTTTCTTGCCTTTTTATATTTAGGTTCTTTGTCAAAAAGCTGATTGACATTTTACTTCATCAGCAGGATACATCAAAAAAAGTCTTAGCAAAAATGAAGACAAACTTTGCAATCTCAAGTGGAAGAACAGAATTTGTATTTGTGAAGCTTATATACTCTGATGAAATTATTGCCGAACCGCTGTACGGAAAATCCGGTTCGATAAATCTATTGAATAACGCCTCAGGTTATATCAGAGTAGATAGTACAAAAACAGGGATTAAGGCAGGCGATATTGTTGAGGTGACATTGCTATGA
- a CDS encoding molybdopterin molybdotransferase MoeA, which yields MKDYHFSATLPQDARNIIEKILKEYLSLKTETISVYKAHGKFAAKDYLSLNTSPPTDVAAMDGYAINAEQTFNTTDANPAIIENFKVVQTGESIEGFDAVVPFEEAQVENGRIKIFQSYYPRQNVRSKGEDVQKEQLLIKKGDLLTIFDKVYLKAGGYLEVEVYKMPKVAFLPTGEELVDIVEKEGQLVEFNSVIFNDLLQRYGFEVGIFKPVENNLKKLTEKIKELLQEFDIVFVNAGSSKGDKDLTVEAISALGEVLVHGIAIKPGKPTIIGKVENKLVIGLPGFPVSMFFVLREIFLRPFFKTYNLNPKEKSIFATLERRLSSDIGSEEYVRVSIKNIDGKNVAKVLKRGASVISSLKRADGYVTVPINVDLIEEGSLIEVKLI from the coding sequence ATGAAGGATTATCACTTTTCAGCTACGCTTCCACAAGATGCAAGAAATATAATTGAGAAAATATTAAAAGAATATTTGAGCCTCAAGACAGAGACCATTTCAGTATACAAAGCACATGGTAAATTTGCAGCGAAAGACTATCTTTCACTCAATACATCGCCTCCTACAGATGTTGCTGCAATGGATGGTTATGCAATAAATGCGGAGCAAACTTTTAATACTACAGATGCCAATCCTGCAATAATTGAAAACTTTAAAGTTGTTCAAACAGGAGAAAGCATTGAGGGTTTTGATGCTGTCGTGCCGTTTGAAGAGGCACAAGTAGAAAATGGAAGGATAAAGATTTTCCAAAGTTATTATCCACGACAGAATGTACGTTCAAAAGGTGAGGATGTACAAAAGGAGCAGTTACTTATTAAAAAAGGAGATCTTTTAACCATTTTTGACAAGGTGTATTTAAAAGCTGGTGGCTATCTTGAAGTTGAGGTTTACAAAATGCCAAAGGTTGCTTTTTTGCCAACAGGTGAGGAGCTTGTTGACATAGTTGAAAAAGAAGGACAACTTGTTGAGTTCAATTCTGTCATATTCAATGATTTACTTCAAAGATATGGTTTCGAAGTTGGAATTTTTAAGCCTGTAGAAAACAATTTAAAAAAACTTACAGAAAAGATAAAAGAACTTTTACAAGAATTTGATATAGTCTTTGTAAATGCTGGATCGTCTAAGGGTGATAAAGACTTAACAGTCGAGGCTATATCAGCTTTAGGAGAGGTACTTGTCCACGGCATAGCCATAAAACCCGGCAAGCCAACAATTATAGGAAAGGTAGAAAATAAGCTTGTGATAGGACTTCCCGGCTTTCCTGTTTCAATGTTTTTTGTTTTAAGAGAGATATTCTTAAGGCCATTTTTCAAAACATACAATTTAAATCCAAAAGAAAAAAGTATATTTGCCACACTTGAGAGAAGACTCTCATCTGATATAGGCTCTGAAGAGTATGTGAGAGTTAGTATTAAAAATATAGATGGTAAGAATGTAGCCAAAGTTTTAAAAAGAGGAGCAAGTGTAATATCAAGTTTAAAGAGAGCAGATGGATATGTCACAGTTCCAATTAATGTAGATTTAATTGAAGAGGGAAGCTTGATAGAGGTTAAATTGATTTAG
- a CDS encoding HesA/MoeB/ThiF family protein produces MQKRFLKNIGALTEEGQKRLFATVVAVVGVGGIGGFLIEGLARLGVKKIIAVDMDTFDETNLNRQVLSNINNLGKYKVFEAEKRVKEINPNVYFEPIKEKAYLENLEIFLLEADYIFDATDNMEIRKSLSKFVQQTGKILIHGGCAGWYAQIAIITKDTPGIEKLLGEKNVEGAEKDLGNPIFAPMLTAALELSEFCKLVSKQGEPLVGKCLIVNLLTNEYRNFEF; encoded by the coding sequence ATGCAAAAAAGATTCTTAAAAAATATTGGTGCCTTAACTGAAGAAGGACAAAAAAGGCTTTTTGCAACAGTGGTTGCTGTTGTTGGTGTCGGTGGCATAGGCGGGTTTTTGATTGAAGGTTTGGCAAGACTTGGGGTAAAGAAGATTATAGCAGTTGACATGGATACATTTGATGAAACAAACCTCAACAGACAGGTGTTATCAAATATTAACAACTTAGGCAAATACAAAGTCTTTGAAGCTGAAAAGAGGGTAAAAGAGATAAACCCTAATGTGTATTTTGAACCCATAAAAGAAAAGGCATATTTAGAAAACCTTGAAATCTTTTTACTTGAGGCAGATTATATATTTGATGCAACAGACAACATGGAGATAAGAAAAAGTTTATCTAAGTTTGTACAACAGACAGGCAAGATTTTAATCCACGGCGGGTGTGCTGGCTGGTATGCACAGATTGCCATCATCACAAAAGACACACCTGGAATAGAAAAACTTTTAGGAGAGAAAAATGTTGAGGGTGCTGAAAAAGATCTTGGCAATCCAATTTTTGCACCAATGTTAACAGCAGCACTTGAGCTTTCTGAGTTTTGTAAACTGGTCTCAAAGCAGGGAGAACCGCTTGTTGGTAAGTGTTTGATTGTAAACCTTTTGACAAATGAATATAGAAATTTTGAATTTTGA
- a CDS encoding fumarylacetoacetate hydrolase family protein — protein sequence MKLGRFFYANKTFFGLVEDDMVRVVKSIDPLTVSNETYPKEALKILSPVKPSKVICVGLNYKDHANELKLEIPQTPVLFLKPPTCVIGHMESIIYPEDMSKQVDYEGELAIVIKKECRNVTPDEAKKYILGYTCANDVTARDLQPKNGQWTVAKSFDTFLPLGPIITDEIDPNNSRIKTYLNGKVVQSSNTNNFIFNVETLVSYISSIMTLKPFDVIITGTPSGIGPMKRGDIIEIEIEGIGRLTNYVE from the coding sequence ATGAAACTTGGAAGATTTTTTTATGCAAATAAGACATTTTTCGGACTTGTGGAAGATGATATGGTAAGAGTTGTAAAAAGTATAGACCCACTGACTGTAAGCAATGAAACTTATCCAAAAGAAGCCTTGAAAATTTTATCTCCTGTAAAACCCTCAAAAGTCATCTGTGTGGGACTCAATTATAAAGACCATGCAAATGAGCTAAAACTTGAAATCCCTCAAACTCCTGTTCTTTTTCTAAAACCCCCAACATGCGTAATCGGACACATGGAAAGTATCATATACCCAGAGGATATGAGCAAACAGGTAGATTACGAAGGTGAGCTTGCAATAGTTATTAAAAAGGAGTGTCGAAATGTCACACCTGACGAAGCAAAAAAATACATATTGGGCTATACCTGTGCAAATGATGTCACTGCAAGAGACCTGCAACCCAAAAATGGACAATGGACAGTTGCAAAATCATTTGACACATTCTTGCCACTTGGCCCTATCATAACAGATGAGATTGATCCAAATAATAGTAGAATTAAAACATACCTGAATGGAAAAGTGGTACAAAGCTCAAATACCAACAATTTTATATTCAATGTAGAAACTCTTGTAAGCTATATAAGCTCAATAATGACATTAAAACCATTTGATGTGATTATAACTGGCACTCCTTCAGGAATTGGACCAATGAAAAGAGGAGATATCATTGAGATTGAAATTGAAGGAATAGGAAGGCTTACCAATTATGTTGAATAA
- a CDS encoding extracellular solute-binding protein yields the protein MKKVIFKVVLVCILLTFVSTFSLYSFSKPVKTYKIATTTSIYDSGFLSFVVPEFEKKNNMKLNFISVGSGQAVKIFKNGDADGIIIHEKSFLDDLRKQKLIQKYTPFVSNYFILVGPKSKKNLFKKVKSIEAAFLIIKNKNLKFVSRADNSATYIRELEIWKLAKTKPNFKGYIKSGQGMGMSLNLANEKEAFILTDEATFYKMKDKLDKLDVIYQNPKEEILANTYYFAFSPKKPDLSLFDTFLKSDEFKKLVNSFNQKYFKKEVYRAVK from the coding sequence ATGAAAAAAGTTATATTTAAAGTTGTTTTAGTATGCATTCTTTTAACTTTTGTCTCTACTTTCTCACTGTATTCTTTTTCAAAACCTGTTAAAACATATAAAATAGCAACAACTACAAGTATATATGACAGTGGATTTTTAAGTTTTGTTGTTCCTGAGTTTGAAAAAAAGAATAATATGAAACTTAATTTTATCTCTGTTGGCAGTGGTCAGGCTGTGAAGATATTCAAAAATGGAGATGCTGATGGAATAATCATCCATGAAAAATCTTTTTTGGATGATCTCAGAAAACAAAAGCTTATCCAGAAGTATACTCCTTTTGTTTCAAACTACTTTATACTTGTGGGTCCAAAAAGCAAAAAGAATTTATTCAAGAAGGTAAAATCTATTGAGGCGGCATTTTTGATAATAAAAAATAAAAATTTAAAATTTGTGTCCCGGGCTGACAATTCTGCAACGTATATTAGAGAGCTTGAGATATGGAAACTGGCAAAAACAAAGCCAAATTTTAAAGGCTATATAAAGTCAGGTCAGGGGATGGGGATGAGTTTAAATCTTGCAAATGAAAAGGAGGCTTTTATTTTAACTGATGAGGCAACATTTTATAAAATGAAAGACAAACTTGATAAACTGGATGTTATATATCAAAATCCCAAGGAAGAAATATTAGCAAACACATATTACTTTGCCTTTTCACCCAAAAAACCAGACTTGAGCCTATTTGACACTTTTTTAAAAAGCGATGAGTTCAAGAAGCTTGTTAATTCTTTTAATCAAAAATATTTCAAAAAAGAGGTTTACAGAGCAGTAAAATAA
- a CDS encoding 4Fe-4S binding protein: MPKVLRADNMNKCLGCFTCMLTCAAVNHNNHNLAKSSIKVKTRGGLQSKFAATICVACKEPACAEACPTNALVKRPGGGVRLIEEKCIACEKCVSACIVGSIHMDYDRKIPIVCKHCGACVRMCPHNCLSMEEVSE; encoded by the coding sequence TTGCCAAAGGTTCTTCGGGCTGACAATATGAACAAATGCCTTGGATGTTTTACATGCATGCTTACATGTGCAGCTGTGAATCATAACAATCATAACTTGGCAAAAAGCTCTATAAAAGTAAAGACAAGGGGAGGACTTCAGAGCAAGTTTGCAGCAACAATATGTGTTGCTTGCAAAGAACCTGCCTGTGCAGAGGCTTGTCCAACAAATGCTTTAGTTAAGCGTCCGGGTGGAGGCGTAAGGCTAATAGAAGAAAAGTGCATTGCCTGTGAAAAATGTGTTTCGGCTTGTATTGTAGGTTCTATTCACATGGACTACGATAGGAAAATTCCTATAGTTTGCAAGCATTGTGGAGCATGTGTTAGAATGTGTCCTCATAATTGCTTGAGCATGGAAGAGGTGAGCGAGTAA
- a CDS encoding ABC transporter permease — protein MLANVVVSTLIVCIPSTIVSIIIGVPIGYFLKIKRFKGRKFVLRLVYTLSGLPPVLAGLLVYIILSKKGPLGFLDILFTKWAMIIAQVILIVPIVVLYTLSGLKNVQLVLDNLDYLNVEGKKRYIALIKEYSKELVYATILGLSRSISEVGAVLIVGGNIEGETRILTTAIIYEVTKGEFSMALLLGMVLLIISFAFNTILQILQGDIVD, from the coding sequence ATGCTTGCAAATGTTGTTGTCTCAACCCTGATTGTCTGTATTCCATCAACGATTGTTTCGATTATAATAGGTGTTCCAATTGGATACTTCTTGAAGATAAAAAGGTTTAAAGGCCGAAAATTTGTGTTGAGGTTGGTATATACTCTCTCTGGTCTTCCACCAGTTTTAGCAGGACTTTTGGTATATATTATTCTCTCAAAAAAAGGTCCACTGGGGTTTTTAGATATACTTTTTACCAAGTGGGCAATGATTATTGCCCAGGTAATTTTGATTGTGCCAATAGTTGTACTCTATACATTGTCAGGCCTTAAAAATGTGCAATTAGTTTTGGACAACTTAGACTACTTAAATGTAGAAGGCAAAAAGAGATACATTGCACTTATAAAAGAGTATTCAAAAGAGCTGGTTTATGCAACCATCCTTGGGCTTTCGCGTTCAATTTCCGAGGTAGGAGCTGTTTTGATTGTTGGGGGGAATATAGAGGGAGAGACTCGTATTCTGACAACAGCTATTATCTATGAAGTTACAAAAGGGGAATTTTCAATGGCGCTTTTGCTGGGTATGGTTTTACTCATTATATCATTTGCATTTAATACCATTTTGCAGATATTGCAGGGTGATATAGTTGATTGA
- a CDS encoding BofC C-terminal domain-containing protein, whose protein sequence is MKLYFRTAVLTAIIIFLFLISFVVGFTITIEKSKIKSKQQLKGKNITEIAYIKDSFPQRINEDTILVVRKYFKGCGHIIEEKSNISKEFVNMTKEDFKSLFSGWEIDAFNSKYVVISRTFEGYCSNHFIISIKDDRVAIFYSQPVDGDNLKLVTPISIDDLPEKEVEDLKKGIVVNSFEDAIKIVEDFGS, encoded by the coding sequence ATGAAGCTCTATTTTAGGACTGCCGTTCTCACTGCTATTATAATTTTCTTATTTCTAATATCATTTGTGGTAGGATTTACTATAACCATAGAAAAAAGCAAGATAAAATCAAAGCAGCAGTTAAAAGGAAAGAACATTACTGAAATTGCATATATAAAAGACAGTTTTCCACAGAGAATAAATGAGGACACAATTTTAGTTGTGAGAAAATATTTTAAAGGCTGTGGGCACATTATTGAAGAGAAGTCCAATATCTCTAAGGAATTTGTCAACATGACCAAGGAGGACTTTAAAAGCCTTTTTAGTGGCTGGGAAATAGATGCGTTTAACTCTAAATATGTAGTAATCAGTAGAACGTTTGAAGGTTATTGCTCTAATCACTTTATAATTTCAATCAAAGATGACAGGGTAGCGATTTTTTATTCTCAACCTGTTGATGGTGACAATCTTAAATTGGTAACTCCAATAAGCATAGACGATTTACCAGAAAAAGAGGTTGAGGATTTGAAAAAGGGCATAGTTGTAAACTCATTTGAAGATGCAATAAAGATTGTTGAGGACTTTGGAAGCTAA
- a CDS encoding MoaD/ThiS family protein, with the protein MKIGVEVNDFFKRYGSRVGKFELEIEKNTDVLTLLQKLNIPADKVGFVIVNQKKVDNTYIFSDNDSVYITPFATGG; encoded by the coding sequence ATGAAAATTGGAGTAGAGGTAAATGATTTTTTCAAAAGGTATGGCAGCAGAGTTGGCAAGTTTGAGCTTGAGATAGAAAAGAACACAGATGTTTTAACCCTTCTTCAGAAGCTTAATATTCCAGCTGACAAAGTTGGATTTGTTATTGTAAACCAAAAAAAAGTTGACAATACTTATATTTTTTCAGACAATGATAGTGTGTATATTACTCCATTTGCAACTGGAGGATAA
- a CDS encoding ATP-binding cassette domain-containing protein yields MIEVKEVEKYFGDRFLFRCKNLKFDNKGLYIIRGPNGCGKTTFLRMLFGKDRDFKGMIKNTFNKKVMLSQQPYFFKGSVAYNLSLSLRQQRFKDAEKVLKMFAIDPYANINSLSLGQKQLVAFLRAFYIESDVLFLDEPDSYLDSSVRNFIFEKVEKDAQNRCIIMVTHNSQMVACSKLVYFEDNQIIEKR; encoded by the coding sequence TTGATTGAGGTAAAAGAGGTTGAGAAGTATTTTGGAGACAGGTTTTTGTTTAGGTGTAAAAACTTAAAGTTTGATAATAAAGGCTTATACATTATAAGAGGACCAAATGGATGTGGAAAAACAACATTTTTGAGAATGCTTTTTGGCAAAGACAGAGATTTTAAGGGAATGATTAAGAATACATTTAACAAAAAAGTTATGCTATCCCAGCAGCCATATTTTTTCAAAGGAAGTGTAGCGTATAACCTTTCTTTGAGTTTAAGGCAGCAAAGATTTAAAGATGCTGAAAAGGTATTAAAAATGTTTGCAATAGACCCATATGCGAATATAAACTCACTTTCACTTGGGCAAAAACAGCTTGTTGCTTTTTTAAGAGCATTTTATATTGAGTCAGACGTTCTCTTTTTAGATGAACCAGATTCGTACCTTGACAGTTCAGTAAGAAATTTTATTTTTGAAAAGGTAGAAAAAGATGCACAAAATAGATGTATAATTATGGTGACACACAACTCACAGATGGTGGCTTGCTCAAAGCTGGTATACTTTGAAGATAATCAAATAATAGAGAAAAGGTGA
- a CDS encoding aldehyde ferredoxin oxidoreductase N-terminal domain-containing protein, translating into MIGTDFIRVLYIDLTNKKADIQERKDLYKYLGGVGVAAKLLEENMKKDLPPLDQQQPLIISIGPLSTIFPVVTKAVATFISPHTGEYGESHAGGRLAMAIRNAGYDAIVITGKAQKPTYLVITDKTIEFKDARAMWGLDVEEVGRLIREREPGPGKRSIIRIGKAGENLVTYSCVNVDTYRHFGRLGIGAVFGSKNLKAMMIMGEEDLPIGNLKEYFKTYQEIYKKVTQTDAMAKYHELGTPMNIKVLNAINSLPTKNLLQSNFEHADDISGETFAEKNLIRKVSCVGCPIGCIHIGQFRREFDKGYEYESIAVSYDHELIYALGSLLGIKTTDEVLQIIEEVELAGLDAISTGVVLAWATEALKKGLITREDTLADLEFGNTMEYVKAIDNIADRSNEFYYTIGKGLKEAVKKYGGEEFALLYGGNEMAGYHTGYAFALGQTVGARHSHLDNAGYAYDQSAKELNDEDIIDYLINEEKERAVLTSLCICLFARKVYDRATILKALNSVGINWTNEDLTRLGNDIFFTKLKIKKELGYSLENYKFPKRIFETPTLWGKMNEERLNRLLKMYIERVEREYENWSRGK; encoded by the coding sequence ATGATAGGGACAGATTTTATAAGGGTTCTATATATAGACCTTACAAACAAAAAAGCAGATATCCAAGAAAGAAAGGACTTGTATAAATACTTAGGTGGAGTCGGAGTTGCTGCAAAGCTACTTGAAGAGAACATGAAAAAAGACCTTCCGCCACTTGATCAGCAGCAACCACTTATTATCTCAATTGGTCCGCTTTCAACAATATTTCCTGTTGTGACAAAAGCTGTTGCGACGTTTATCTCACCTCACACAGGTGAGTATGGTGAGAGCCATGCAGGTGGAAGACTTGCCATGGCAATCAGAAATGCAGGGTATGACGCAATTGTCATAACTGGAAAAGCCCAAAAACCGACATATCTCGTTATAACAGACAAAACTATAGAATTTAAAGATGCGCGAGCTATGTGGGGGCTTGATGTTGAAGAGGTCGGAAGACTGATAAGAGAAAGAGAGCCAGGCCCTGGTAAAAGAAGTATCATAAGAATTGGAAAAGCAGGAGAAAATCTTGTGACATATTCGTGTGTAAATGTAGATACTTATAGACATTTTGGAAGACTTGGAATTGGAGCAGTCTTTGGAAGTAAGAATTTAAAAGCAATGATGATAATGGGCGAGGAAGACCTGCCAATTGGTAATCTGAAAGAGTATTTTAAAACGTATCAAGAGATTTACAAAAAGGTTACACAAACAGACGCCATGGCAAAATACCATGAGCTTGGAACTCCAATGAACATCAAGGTTTTAAATGCTATAAATTCCCTGCCAACAAAGAACCTTTTGCAGTCCAATTTTGAACATGCAGATGACATATCTGGTGAGACTTTTGCAGAAAAGAATCTAATAAGAAAGGTTTCATGTGTTGGCTGTCCAATTGGATGTATTCATATAGGACAGTTCAGGCGCGAGTTTGACAAAGGATATGAATATGAGTCAATAGCAGTATCATACGACCATGAGCTGATTTATGCTTTGGGAAGCCTTCTTGGAATAAAGACAACAGATGAGGTTTTGCAGATTATAGAAGAGGTTGAACTTGCAGGGCTTGATGCAATTTCAACCGGTGTTGTTTTGGCATGGGCAACAGAGGCACTCAAAAAAGGTCTTATTACAAGAGAAGACACTCTTGCAGACCTTGAGTTTGGCAACACCATGGAGTATGTTAAAGCAATTGATAATATTGCAGATAGAAGCAACGAGTTTTACTACACAATTGGCAAAGGTTTGAAAGAGGCTGTGAAAAAATACGGTGGAGAAGAGTTTGCACTTTTGTATGGTGGCAATGAGATGGCAGGATATCACACAGGCTATGCGTTTGCTCTTGGTCAGACTGTTGGTGCAAGGCATTCGCACTTAGATAATGCAGGGTATGCATATGACCAAAGTGCGAAAGAACTAAATGATGAGGATATAATAGATTATCTAATAAACGAGGAAAAAGAAAGGGCTGTTTTGACTTCACTTTGCATCTGCCTTTTTGCAAGGAAGGTATATGACAGAGCAACAATTTTGAAAGCTCTAAATTCAGTAGGTATTAATTGGACGAACGAAGACCTGACCCGCCTTGGCAATGACATCTTTTTTACGAAACTAAAGATTAAAAAGGAACTTGGCTATTCACTTGAAAATTACAAATTCCCAAAGAGAATTTTTGAAACACCAACTCTTTGGGGAAAGATGAACGAGGAGAGGTTAAACAGGCTTTTGAAGATGTATATTGAAAGGGTGGAAAGAGAATATGAAAATTGGAGTAGAGGTAAATGA
- the moaA gene encoding GTP 3',8-cyclase MoaA, translating into MYDGFFRKIEYLRLSVTDRCNFFCKYCRTKEACEIENKDLSKDEIFRIISVFKKLGIKKLRFTGGEPFLRDDIFDIIEFADNIGIKNINVTTNGYLDEEKIEKIAKSSLLSINISLDTLDKQKYKVLTGVNGLGKVISTIKSLSKFKKVKINTVLLRSVNFDEIDNLISFAKENKVVIRFIELMPVGVANRIFESEFVSIEEILKKFKNFHEIESSENSVAKYYYIEDFDHIVGFINAVSGHFCDRCDKVRVSSKGVLYNCLFDKLGLDLKEYLNDEDVLVEKIQEFIKSKKFIRNPTTDLMMFKIGG; encoded by the coding sequence ATGTATGATGGATTTTTTAGAAAGATTGAATACCTAAGGCTTTCAGTAACAGACAGGTGTAATTTCTTCTGCAAGTATTGCAGGACAAAGGAAGCATGCGAAATTGAGAACAAAGATCTTTCAAAAGATGAGATTTTTAGAATTATTTCGGTGTTTAAAAAACTTGGTATAAAGAAACTGAGGTTTACAGGCGGTGAGCCATTTTTAAGAGATGACATATTTGATATTATAGAGTTTGCTGATAACATTGGTATAAAAAACATAAATGTTACAACAAACGGGTATTTAGATGAAGAAAAGATTGAGAAGATAGCAAAAAGCAGTCTTTTGTCAATTAACATTTCACTTGATACCTTAGATAAGCAAAAATACAAAGTGTTAACAGGCGTTAACGGACTTGGCAAAGTAATAAGCACAATAAAAAGCCTGTCAAAGTTTAAGAAAGTAAAGATTAACACAGTTTTGCTAAGGTCAGTAAACTTTGATGAGATTGATAACTTAATATCATTTGCTAAGGAGAACAAGGTTGTTATTAGATTCATTGAACTTATGCCAGTAGGAGTTGCAAACAGAATTTTTGAAAGTGAATTTGTGAGTATAGAAGAGATTTTAAAAAAATTTAAGAACTTTCATGAAATTGAAAGCAGTGAAAACTCTGTTGCAAAGTACTACTATATTGAAGACTTTGACCACATTGTTGGGTTTATAAACGCTGTTTCAGGACATTTTTGTGACAGGTGTGACAAGGTAAGGGTTTCATCAAAAGGAGTTCTATATAATTGTTTATTTGATAAATTAGGGCTTGATTTAAAAGAGTATTTAAATGATGAAGATGTTTTGGTGGAAAAAATCCAAGAATTTATTAAAAGTAAAAAGTTTATAAGAAATCCAACAACAGATTTAATGATGTTTAAGATAGGAGGCTAA